The Carnobacterium sp. 17-4 genome has a window encoding:
- a CDS encoding CopY/TcrY family copper transport repressor, whose protein sequence is MTNKIQPTISDAEWEIMRVVWTNHTVTSKEITEIVKEKMNWKQATIKTLIGRLVEKGILKTEAIGNKYLYSPIISEEESFKSKTTNFFDQICNRKVGTTIAELIREATLSHADVQMLEELVQQKKEEAVDSVPCDCIPGQCDCQHSHS, encoded by the coding sequence ATGACGAATAAAATTCAACCAACTATCTCTGATGCTGAATGGGAAATCATGCGAGTAGTTTGGACAAATCATACGGTAACTAGTAAAGAAATTACCGAAATAGTAAAAGAAAAGATGAATTGGAAGCAAGCAACCATAAAAACATTGATTGGCCGTTTAGTTGAAAAAGGAATTTTAAAGACCGAAGCGATTGGAAACAAGTATTTGTATAGTCCAATTATTAGTGAAGAAGAAAGTTTTAAAAGTAAGACAACTAATTTTTTTGATCAGATTTGCAATCGAAAAGTTGGAACAACCATTGCTGAACTTATCCGTGAAGCTACATTGAGTCATGCAGATGTTCAGATGCTAGAAGAACTCGTACAACAAAAAAAAGAAGAAGCTGTTGACAGCGTTCCATGTGACTGTATACCTGGACAATGCGACTGCCAACATAGCCATTCATAA
- a CDS encoding OmpA/MotB family protein, translated as MSRRNKKHEEEPENHERWLLSYADFITLLMIFFIIMYSMSEMDKSKYNELASVFSMEMGGGGTGILEGESKSGDGENSKGSTELTEEEQQEEVKETIDAYIDTSELNDSVTTSIEERGLVLSFNDALFFDSGNAEIKADQQNKFVDIGKLLNQPALKDSFIRVEGYTDSVPVSNPKYKSNWDLSVLRASNVAQIIINDSGINPNRVSVVGYGEYRPKSDNKTNEGRVENRRVDILILNSEFNNTEQVAQ; from the coding sequence ATGAGTAGACGAAATAAGAAGCATGAAGAAGAACCAGAAAACCATGAGAGATGGTTGCTATCTTACGCAGATTTTATTACTCTTTTAATGATATTTTTTATCATTATGTACTCCATGAGTGAAATGGATAAATCAAAATACAATGAGCTGGCTTCAGTTTTTAGTATGGAAATGGGTGGAGGCGGAACTGGGATTCTTGAAGGAGAAAGCAAATCCGGTGACGGGGAAAATTCTAAGGGTTCTACAGAGCTGACAGAGGAAGAGCAACAAGAAGAAGTAAAAGAAACGATTGATGCTTACATTGATACTAGTGAGCTCAATGATAGTGTCACGACTTCTATCGAAGAAAGGGGACTGGTTTTAAGTTTTAATGATGCACTTTTTTTTGATAGTGGCAATGCAGAGATAAAAGCGGATCAACAAAATAAGTTCGTTGATATTGGGAAGTTATTAAACCAACCAGCATTAAAAGATAGTTTCATTCGTGTAGAAGGGTATACAGATTCTGTGCCCGTCTCAAATCCAAAGTATAAATCTAATTGGGACCTTTCAGTTTTAAGAGCGAGCAATGTAGCTCAAATTATTATAAATGATTCAGGAATCAACCCAAATCGGGTTTCGGTAGTAGGATATGGAGAATACCGACCAAAATCAGATAACAAAACAAATGAAGGTCGAGTTGAAAATAGAAGAGTGGATATATTAATATTAAATAGTGAATTTAATAACACAGAACAAGTAGCACAATAA
- a CDS encoding motility protein A, translated as MGVFIALVIGFGSMIIGFMGEGGHVSALISWTPAVIVFGGTLGSVLLAFPLEYVKNIGKIIKVSFTAKSKDLTTIIVYFSTLATKVKREGVLSIESEAADSSDVDPFIKKGIQLVVDGESYEMIRDTLELEMDAISERHKTGAAIFNSAGGTAPTMGIVGTVLGLVHVLGGLADADMSQLGASISSAFLATLYGLASANLVFLPIGTRLKKIAQKEEMEKELILEAILMIQQGVRPNLINEKLTGFLNGSEIVVDSNSIHEGKAVTEV; from the coding sequence GTGGGCGTATTTATTGCACTAGTTATTGGTTTTGGTTCCATGATCATTGGTTTTATGGGTGAAGGAGGACACGTAAGTGCACTAATCTCTTGGACCCCAGCAGTAATTGTTTTTGGCGGAACACTTGGAAGTGTATTGCTTGCGTTCCCTTTAGAGTATGTAAAAAACATTGGGAAAATAATAAAAGTGTCCTTCACAGCTAAATCAAAAGATTTGACGACAATTATCGTTTATTTCAGTACTTTAGCAACTAAAGTAAAAAGAGAAGGTGTACTAAGCATTGAATCAGAAGCAGCTGATAGTTCAGACGTTGACCCATTTATTAAAAAAGGAATTCAATTAGTTGTAGATGGAGAATCCTACGAAATGATACGAGACACATTAGAGTTAGAAATGGATGCTATTTCAGAAAGACATAAAACAGGAGCTGCAATTTTTAATTCGGCAGGAGGTACCGCACCAACAATGGGTATTGTAGGAACAGTACTGGGGCTAGTTCACGTATTAGGAGGCTTAGCTGATGCCGATATGTCTCAATTAGGAGCTAGCATATCATCTGCATTTTTAGCTACTCTTTATGGATTAGCAAGTGCGAACTTAGTTTTCCTTCCTATTGGAACACGGTTGAAAAAAATTGCCCAAAAAGAAGAAATGGAAAAGGAATTGATTTTAGAAGCTATTTTAATGATCCAACAAGGTGTTCGACCTAATCTAATAAATGAAAAATTAACCGGTTTTCTTAATGGTTCAGAAATCGTAGTAGATAGTAATAGTATACATGAAGGAAAGGCAGTTACTGAAGTATGA
- a CDS encoding glycosyl-4,4'-diaponeurosporenoate acyltransferase: MQLLELPMIWTIIIDSIAWTIFQISISFFTLSLPESYFRKQTFIYPARKWENEGQFWQTHFDIKKWAKIIPDGTQILKKGFYKKNLQQKEENYLETFILETKRAELTHWLSILPSFLFFLWNPVWVGWIMVIYALVFNVPIILLQRYNRPRLERVLNRKNARK, from the coding sequence GTGCAACTCTTAGAACTTCCCATGATATGGACTATCATTATTGACAGCATTGCATGGACAATTTTTCAAATAAGCATTTCTTTTTTTACGTTGTCTTTACCAGAAAGTTATTTTCGAAAGCAAACCTTTATTTACCCAGCAAGAAAGTGGGAAAATGAAGGACAATTTTGGCAGACACATTTTGATATAAAAAAATGGGCGAAAATTATTCCTGACGGTACACAAATATTAAAAAAAGGATTTTATAAAAAAAATCTACAGCAAAAAGAAGAAAATTATCTTGAAACATTCATACTTGAAACAAAACGAGCTGAACTTACCCATTGGCTTTCCATACTCCCTTCATTTCTATTTTTTTTATGGAATCCTGTATGGGTAGGATGGATCATGGTCATTTATGCGCTAGTATTTAATGTGCCAATTATCCTTTTGCAACGGTACAATCGTCCACGCCTTGAAAGAGTACTTAATCGCAAGAACGCAAGAAAATAA
- a CDS encoding glycosyltransferase family A protein: MLFIIILLSLISVISGFLMLWKIPLVVKDADNNNVKKKVSIIIPARNEETRLPVLLASLNNQSYKPVEVIVVDDESSDRTIAVAQQQGVKVIKKKKSDEWTGKSAACWSGAKEAKGDWLLFLDADTFFEDKTSLEQLLATYQSVDSTGILSFQPFHKITKLYENLSAVFNIILMAGMNVFTPLGTQIETAGSFGPCILCDKEEYFIVGGHKAIKGAIMDDLALGEKFRENNFPVRCYGGRGLIQFQMYPEGIKQLVEGWTKSFGTAAQSTHPIVTGLISLWISGAFFTMGSLIVALLANDTSLWIIASLVCIAYAIQFYWLAHRFGQFSLWILFGYPLFFLFFIGLFVWSLFLTKVLHRVTWSGRKLEV, translated from the coding sequence ATGCTGTTCATAATTATATTATTAAGCCTTATTTCAGTAATCAGTGGCTTTTTGATGCTTTGGAAAATTCCTTTGGTTGTTAAAGATGCTGATAATAATAACGTAAAAAAGAAAGTTTCGATTATTATCCCTGCGAGAAATGAAGAAACTCGTTTACCTGTGCTGTTGGCATCTTTAAATAATCAGTCATACAAACCGGTAGAAGTCATTGTTGTAGACGATGAGTCTTCTGATAGGACTATTGCTGTTGCTCAACAGCAGGGTGTTAAAGTTATTAAAAAGAAAAAAAGTGATGAATGGACAGGGAAATCCGCTGCTTGTTGGAGTGGGGCAAAGGAAGCAAAAGGTGATTGGTTGTTGTTCTTAGATGCAGATACGTTCTTTGAAGATAAAACTAGCTTGGAGCAGTTGTTAGCGACGTATCAATCTGTCGATTCAACTGGAATTCTCTCATTCCAACCCTTTCATAAGATAACAAAATTGTATGAAAATTTATCTGCTGTATTTAATATTATTTTAATGGCCGGTATGAATGTATTTACCCCGCTAGGTACTCAAATTGAGACGGCAGGTTCATTTGGACCTTGTATTTTATGTGATAAAGAAGAGTATTTTATTGTTGGAGGACATAAAGCTATCAAAGGAGCTATAATGGATGATCTTGCTCTAGGTGAGAAATTCAGGGAAAATAATTTTCCAGTTCGCTGTTATGGAGGACGCGGATTAATCCAGTTTCAAATGTACCCTGAAGGAATCAAGCAGTTGGTCGAAGGATGGACAAAAAGTTTTGGCACGGCTGCTCAGTCTACTCATCCCATAGTTACAGGTCTGATTTCACTTTGGATCAGTGGAGCATTTTTTACAATGGGTTCTTTAATAGTAGCTTTGCTGGCAAATGATACTAGTCTATGGATTATCGCTAGTTTAGTTTGTATAGCTTATGCCATACAATTTTATTGGCTTGCTCATCGTTTTGGCCAATTTAGTTTATGGATTTTGTTTGGTTATCCATTATTCTTTTTGTTTTTTATCGGTTTATTTGTATGGTCGCTCTTTTTAACAAAAGTACTCCACAGAGTTACTTGGAGTGGACGGAAATTGGAGGTGTAG
- a CDS encoding aldehyde dehydrogenase family protein: MTTKAGVSDNKINWSIIQQHQKTRVANSNHLNTTERKQLLEVLRLMLMENESELLTALYKDLGKTPEEAYTSELAVLLQEIDFMKRRLNNWQRPKHKRHIKLGSMSKTTFEHRPYGSILVISPWNYPLQLALMPVIGALAAGNSCFIKPSEFAPETAKILAKLIRAYFSPDVLMVVNGDDTVATELLELPWDFIFFTGSKKVGTIVHGAAAKKQIPVVLELGGKNPCIVDETNLTEAVVQRIVWGKFLNAGQSCIAPDTVYVHQTIYPQFLQMAVEQIKQFYGLHPLEEETIGRMAHEKQFEKIVDFLKQGTIYYGGKVDATHKRVEPTLLTDITARSPILYEEIFGPILPVIPYTNLSKLVNELKRMDDPLVTYIFSKNKRSIAYVKTKLRSGAFSLNQVILHAVSSDNSFGGIGASGFGRYHGSASLDTFSYERTVYTYLLPFNIQKQYPPYQSNDLNLLRKWRRWLF; the protein is encoded by the coding sequence ATGACAACTAAAGCTGGCGTTAGCGACAATAAGATAAACTGGTCCATTATTCAACAGCATCAAAAAACTCGCGTAGCGAATAGCAATCATCTAAATACAACTGAACGAAAACAACTTTTAGAGGTCTTGCGCTTGATGTTAATGGAAAATGAATCTGAATTGCTCACTGCTTTATATAAAGATCTAGGGAAAACACCAGAAGAAGCGTATACTTCTGAACTGGCAGTCTTGCTTCAAGAAATTGATTTTATGAAACGTCGCTTAAACAACTGGCAGAGACCTAAGCATAAACGTCATATTAAATTAGGTTCCATGAGCAAAACAACATTTGAACACCGTCCTTATGGTTCTATATTGGTTATTAGCCCATGGAACTACCCTTTACAATTAGCACTTATGCCGGTAATTGGAGCTCTTGCAGCAGGAAATAGCTGCTTTATTAAACCCTCTGAATTTGCTCCAGAGACAGCCAAGATTCTAGCTAAGTTAATAAGGGCTTACTTTTCGCCAGATGTTTTGATGGTTGTGAATGGAGACGACACAGTTGCTACTGAGTTATTAGAATTACCTTGGGATTTTATTTTTTTTACAGGGAGCAAAAAAGTAGGAACTATTGTGCATGGTGCAGCTGCTAAAAAGCAAATCCCTGTTGTATTGGAGTTAGGTGGTAAAAATCCCTGTATTGTTGATGAGACCAATTTAACGGAAGCTGTTGTGCAAAGGATTGTATGGGGGAAATTTTTAAATGCTGGTCAAAGTTGCATTGCTCCAGATACTGTTTATGTTCATCAAACAATTTATCCACAATTCCTTCAAATGGCAGTTGAACAAATCAAGCAGTTTTATGGTCTGCATCCGCTTGAAGAGGAAACGATTGGGCGAATGGCTCATGAAAAACAATTTGAAAAGATAGTCGATTTTTTAAAACAAGGAACTATTTATTACGGCGGAAAAGTTGACGCTACGCATAAAAGGGTAGAGCCAACGCTATTGACTGATATAACAGCGCGTAGTCCAATTCTTTACGAAGAAATATTTGGTCCAATCTTACCAGTCATCCCATATACTAATTTGTCAAAATTAGTAAACGAACTGAAACGAATGGATGATCCACTTGTCACATATATTTTTAGTAAAAATAAAAGAAGTATTGCGTACGTTAAAACTAAATTACGTTCAGGAGCTTTTAGTCTGAATCAAGTGATTTTACATGCAGTTAGTTCTGATAATTCATTTGGTGGAATAGGGGCTAGTGGATTTGGACGCTACCATGGCTCAGCCAGTCTAGACACATTCAGTTATGAACGAACAGTCTATACTTATCTTTTGCCATTTAATATCCAAAAACAATACCCGCCCTATCAATCTAATGATTTAAATCTGCTTCGTAAATGGAGACGTTGGTTATTTTAG
- a CDS encoding phytoene desaturase family protein: protein MSTQKKTVIVIGGGLGGLSAAISLAQSGYAVSLYEKNHHLGGKLNRLEQDGFGFDLGPSILTMPHVFEKLFTGSNRKMAEYISIIQLDHQWRSFFPDNSVIDLYSDLEKMNYENSELSEKDMKEYAEFLEYAKKLYDATEKGYFEKGLDKTGEIFREHGLFGSMKDFDYFSSMYDAIEKRISNQKVRDMLAYFIKYVGSSPYDAPAVLNMMIYMQHAQGVWYVPGGMHKIAEGLVKLATEIGVELHTGLGITSFIKDEKNQISAVELADGSLRKADYYISNMEVIPAYQKLLNEEPAFIEKLEKRFEPSSSGLVIHLGVDREYPQLAHHNFFFSADPANHFDTVFNQHKLPKDPTIYLVNVNKTDKAQSKPGHENIKILPHIPYIQDEPFTHEEYLLLRERVLIKLEKMGLTDLRKHIVTEDLWTPDDIEKTYGSHKGSIYGTVSNRKKNHGFKHAKHSELYDNLYFVGGTVNPGGGMPMVTMSGQQVRDKIVQRDQQDDN from the coding sequence ATGTCAACTCAAAAGAAAACAGTTATTGTTATAGGTGGAGGTTTAGGTGGTCTTTCAGCGGCTATTTCATTAGCGCAAAGTGGATACGCTGTATCGCTTTATGAAAAAAATCATCATCTTGGAGGCAAATTAAACCGGTTGGAGCAAGATGGATTTGGGTTTGATCTAGGCCCTTCAATTTTAACGATGCCACATGTATTCGAAAAGTTATTTACAGGAAGTAATCGCAAAATGGCTGAATATATATCGATTATTCAACTGGACCACCAGTGGAGATCTTTTTTTCCAGACAATTCGGTTATTGATTTGTACAGCGATTTAGAAAAAATGAACTATGAAAATAGTGAGTTAAGCGAAAAAGATATGAAGGAATATGCAGAATTTTTAGAGTATGCTAAAAAATTATACGATGCAACTGAAAAAGGGTATTTTGAAAAAGGGTTAGACAAAACAGGAGAAATTTTCCGTGAGCATGGCTTATTTGGTTCGATGAAAGACTTTGATTACTTTTCATCCATGTACGATGCTATTGAAAAAAGAATCAGTAATCAAAAAGTGCGCGATATGTTGGCCTATTTTATTAAATACGTTGGCTCTTCCCCGTACGATGCACCAGCTGTGCTAAATATGATGATTTATATGCAACATGCTCAGGGTGTATGGTATGTTCCAGGAGGTATGCATAAAATTGCTGAAGGATTAGTTAAACTAGCAACTGAGATAGGTGTAGAACTGCATACTGGTCTTGGTATTACATCCTTTATCAAGGACGAAAAAAACCAAATCAGTGCTGTAGAGCTTGCAGATGGCTCTTTAAGAAAAGCTGACTATTATATCTCTAATATGGAAGTTATTCCGGCTTATCAAAAATTACTAAATGAGGAACCTGCTTTTATTGAAAAATTAGAAAAACGTTTTGAACCTTCAAGTTCGGGATTGGTGATACATCTTGGAGTGGACAGAGAATATCCGCAACTTGCTCATCATAATTTCTTTTTCTCAGCTGATCCAGCCAATCATTTTGATACAGTCTTCAATCAGCATAAATTGCCTAAAGATCCGACTATTTATTTAGTAAATGTGAACAAAACAGATAAAGCTCAATCAAAACCAGGACATGAAAATATTAAAATTTTGCCTCATATTCCATATATTCAAGATGAACCATTCACTCATGAAGAGTATCTTTTACTTCGTGAACGTGTTTTGATTAAGTTAGAAAAAATGGGATTGACTGATTTACGGAAGCACATTGTGACAGAAGATCTATGGACACCAGATGATATTGAAAAAACTTATGGATCTCACAAAGGTTCCATTTACGGAACGGTTTCTAACCGTAAGAAAAATCACGGCTTTAAGCATGCTAAACATAGTGAACTGTATGACAACCTCTATTTTGTTGGTGGAACTGTAAACCCAGGTGGAGGTATGCCTATGGTTACAATGAGTGGGCAGCAGGTGAGAGATAAAATCGTTCAAAGGGATCAACAAGATGACAACTAA
- a CDS encoding phytoene/squalene synthase family protein, with product MELNGQETIKQDYQYCEEIIKKHSKSFYYAFSRLPKAKAQAIFAIYAFCRRADDSVDLVDTKEEQLLAVANLEKELSLFEQGNPIDHPIWRSLTDVFERYDMSIEPFYDQLIGQKMDIDFAEPKDLSELETYSYYVAGSVGLMLLPVLASKTHQDLTQLAINLGIAMQLTNILRDVGEDFQKIDRIYLPVSELAAENYTRTDIEQKIINANFIRIWEKLAQRAEYLYDDVQEGFRYFDEDSRLPVKLSSAIYRGLLNAVRKNNYDCFTKRNYVSPLEMQRIYRSIK from the coding sequence ATGGAATTGAATGGACAAGAAACCATAAAACAAGATTATCAATACTGCGAAGAGATCATAAAAAAACATTCAAAAAGCTTTTATTATGCTTTTTCGCGTTTACCAAAAGCCAAAGCACAAGCTATATTTGCCATTTATGCTTTTTGTCGAAGGGCTGATGATAGTGTAGACTTGGTTGACACAAAAGAAGAACAACTTTTGGCAGTAGCGAATTTAGAAAAAGAATTATCTTTATTCGAACAAGGAAATCCTATTGATCACCCAATTTGGCGTTCGCTAACAGATGTTTTTGAACGTTACGATATGTCTATTGAGCCCTTTTATGATCAATTAATAGGCCAAAAAATGGATATAGATTTTGCAGAGCCAAAAGATCTATCGGAATTAGAAACTTACAGCTATTACGTTGCTGGATCAGTTGGATTAATGTTGTTACCTGTTTTGGCTTCAAAAACGCACCAAGACCTCACTCAACTAGCGATTAATTTAGGAATCGCTATGCAGTTGACAAATATCTTAAGAGATGTTGGCGAGGATTTCCAAAAAATTGATCGAATTTACTTACCAGTTTCTGAGTTGGCTGCTGAAAATTATACACGAACAGATATAGAACAAAAAATAATCAATGCTAATTTTATTCGTATTTGGGAAAAATTGGCTCAACGTGCAGAGTATTTGTATGATGATGTGCAAGAGGGATTTCGCTATTTTGATGAAGATAGTCGATTGCCTGTCAAACTTTCGTCAGCGATTTATCGCGGGTTGTTGAATGCTGTACGTAAGAATAATTATGATTGCTTTACTAAGCGTAATTATGTATCGCCATTAGAAATGCAGCGTATTTACCGATCAATAAAATAA
- a CDS encoding phytoene desaturase family protein: MSKKIVVIGAGVAGLASAIRLQHEGYEVEIYEKEAIPGGKMHQIKKDGYTFDLGPSIVMMPQIYREVFELTGRDPDDYIPMKRLDPMYTAYFGTEEKEKFDVSSDLVKLMESLEGISDEDAKGFLSYLQDIYGRFIVAKDHFLQRPFRNALDFYNPFMIKQALKLKTFDSANHSIGKFVKDKRLQQMLSFQTLYIGVSPVNGPSLYTIIPMIELLYGVWFIEGGMYTMAKSMERLFLELGGKVHYNSPVEKILIEDKQAYGILLRDKEILADYVVCNADFPYAIKNLVQDTAAKGKYTDKKIDSMKYSCSCFIMYLGMDRKYEGVDQLHNFVFAEDLDKNLEDIFAGKLLDNPSYYLYMGSKMDQSMAPEGKDGLYLLVPVSDLSIADYEWTEETIQHYRTEVLNSLKQLKGFENVENEIVSETYMTPIDFKEKFNAYNGACFGLRPNLLQSNHFRPQAKAKNCENLYFAGSSTHPGAGVPIVLMSAKIATEELILDDRGVKA; this comes from the coding sequence TTGTCGAAAAAGATAGTAGTCATCGGAGCTGGCGTAGCCGGTCTAGCAAGTGCAATACGTTTGCAGCACGAAGGATATGAAGTAGAAATTTATGAAAAAGAAGCCATACCTGGCGGGAAAATGCATCAAATCAAAAAGGATGGTTATACTTTTGATTTAGGTCCTAGTATTGTTATGATGCCACAAATTTATAGAGAAGTTTTTGAATTAACTGGAAGAGATCCGGATGACTATATCCCAATGAAAAGACTGGATCCTATGTATACTGCCTATTTTGGAACAGAAGAAAAAGAAAAGTTTGATGTTTCATCTGATTTGGTCAAATTAATGGAGTCGCTAGAAGGAATCAGTGATGAAGATGCGAAAGGCTTTTTGAGTTATCTTCAAGATATTTATGGCCGTTTTATTGTAGCAAAAGACCATTTTTTACAACGTCCTTTCCGTAACGCATTGGACTTTTATAACCCATTTATGATTAAGCAGGCTTTGAAATTAAAAACGTTTGATAGCGCTAATCATTCCATTGGTAAATTTGTAAAAGATAAACGATTGCAGCAAATGCTTAGCTTCCAAACCTTATACATAGGAGTTTCGCCGGTTAATGGACCTTCTCTTTACACTATTATCCCTATGATTGAACTGCTTTACGGCGTTTGGTTCATTGAAGGTGGTATGTATACGATGGCCAAATCTATGGAACGCTTATTTTTAGAGTTGGGTGGAAAAGTTCATTACAATTCACCAGTAGAAAAAATCTTGATTGAAGACAAACAAGCGTATGGAATTTTATTACGCGATAAAGAGATTCTTGCGGATTATGTTGTCTGTAATGCTGATTTCCCATATGCTATAAAAAATTTGGTGCAAGACACAGCTGCTAAAGGGAAATACACAGATAAAAAAATCGATAGTATGAAGTATTCTTGTTCTTGCTTTATTATGTATTTAGGTATGGATCGTAAATACGAAGGCGTTGATCAGTTGCATAATTTTGTGTTTGCTGAAGATTTAGATAAAAATCTTGAAGATATTTTTGCTGGTAAGTTACTAGATAATCCTTCTTACTATTTATATATGGGTTCAAAAATGGATCAATCTATGGCTCCAGAAGGAAAAGATGGACTTTATCTATTAGTCCCTGTTTCTGATTTATCTATTGCGGATTATGAGTGGACTGAAGAAACAATCCAGCATTACCGAACAGAAGTTTTAAATTCGTTGAAACAACTCAAAGGTTTTGAAAACGTTGAGAATGAGATCGTATCAGAAACCTATATGACACCTATTGATTTCAAAGAAAAATTCAATGCATATAATGGTGCCTGTTTTGGACTGAGACCTAATTTATTACAAAGCAATCATTTTCGTCCACAGGCTAAAGCTAAAAATTGTGAAAATCTTTACTTTGCTGGAAGCAGTACCCACCCTGGAGCAGGAGTGCCGATCGTATTGATGTCTGCAAAAATAGCTACCGAAGAATTAATCTTAGATGATCGCGGAGTTAAGGCATAG
- a CDS encoding MarR family winged helix-turn-helix transcriptional regulator, whose protein sequence is MDETMFVRSLEDQLCFEVYKASNGFSRMYGRALKPFGLTFPQYLVLLALWDEDHIFIKNISDRIGMSIGTLNPILNRLSTQGWIEKVASDIDKRAVIVTLTEKSQQVKKAISKAILNEIMHCNMTDINNEAFFKGLKSLNSEFERLEEDE, encoded by the coding sequence TTGGATGAAACCATGTTTGTTCGTTCTTTAGAAGACCAACTATGTTTTGAAGTATATAAAGCTTCTAATGGATTTTCAAGAATGTACGGAAGAGCATTAAAACCTTTTGGACTAACTTTTCCTCAATACCTTGTTTTGTTAGCATTGTGGGATGAAGATCATATATTTATAAAAAATATTAGTGACCGTATAGGTATGAGCATAGGAACACTTAACCCAATTCTTAATCGATTGTCAACACAAGGCTGGATTGAAAAAGTCGCATCTGATATAGACAAACGTGCCGTAATTGTCACATTAACCGAAAAAAGTCAGCAAGTAAAAAAAGCTATTTCAAAAGCCATTTTAAATGAGATTATGCATTGCAATATGACAGATATAAATAATGAAGCTTTTTTTAAAGGGTTGAAGTCTTTAAATAGTGAGTTTGAACGTTTAGAAGAAGATGAGTGA
- a CDS encoding ABC transporter ATP-binding protein, which produces MKLIELDNVSRSFGEGHKRVEALKDTTFSVGEGEFVAIIGPSGSGKSTLLTIIGGLQKPSKGTVMINEKPFSEVAEKKRAALRFEEIGFILQASNLVPFLTVKDQLNLVNKVEKTKVDKQKRDDLLDELGILDLKDKYPSDLSGGERQRVAIARALYHEPSVILADEPTASLDSEKAFEVVEILARETKNKKKATIMVTHDERLISQCDKVYVMKDGILSLRESNE; this is translated from the coding sequence ATGAAATTAATAGAGTTGGATAATGTGAGCCGTTCATTTGGTGAAGGGCATAAACGAGTAGAAGCATTGAAGGATACAACTTTTTCTGTAGGAGAAGGAGAGTTTGTTGCGATTATTGGTCCAAGTGGTTCTGGTAAAAGTACACTCTTAACGATTATTGGAGGATTGCAAAAGCCTTCAAAAGGTACCGTTATGATTAATGAAAAGCCTTTTAGTGAAGTTGCTGAAAAAAAACGAGCTGCTTTACGCTTTGAAGAAATTGGATTTATTTTGCAAGCGTCAAATTTAGTTCCATTCTTAACGGTAAAAGACCAATTGAATCTGGTTAACAAAGTTGAAAAAACAAAAGTTGATAAGCAGAAACGAGACGATTTACTAGATGAGTTAGGTATCTTGGATTTGAAAGATAAGTACCCAAGTGATCTATCAGGTGGAGAACGCCAACGAGTTGCAATCGCTCGCGCACTGTATCATGAGCCGTCTGTTATTTTGGCAGATGAACCGACAGCAAGCTTGGATTCTGAAAAGGCCTTTGAGGTAGTAGAAATACTAGCACGCGAAACAAAAAACAAAAAGAAAGCAACTATTATGGTTACCCATGATGAACGATTGATCAGCCAATGTGATAAAGTGTATGTTATGAAAGATGGTATTTTGTCTTTAAGAGAATCAAACGAATAA